The following are encoded in a window of Streptomyces sp. Go-475 genomic DNA:
- the proB gene encoding glutamate 5-kinase codes for MGEARRIVVKVGSSSLTTASGGLDADRVDALVDVLAKVRSGGEREIVLVSSGAIAAGLAPLGLRRRPKDLARQQAAASVGQGLLVARYTASFARYGVRVGQVLLTSDDMSRRAHHRNASRTLDKLLAMGAFPIVNENDTVATDEIRFGDNDRLAALVAHLVHADLLVLLSDVDGVYDGDPSRPGTSRIAEVRDPSDLADVEIGSAGRAGVGTGGMVTKVEAARIAAAAGVPVVLTSAVHAADALTGQDTGTYFHPTGKRSADRLLWLQHASTPQGALTLDDGAVQAVVERRKSLLPAGIAAVEGDFTAGDPVELRDGAGHAVARGLVNFDAKEIPRLIGRSTRELARELGPAYEREVVHRDDLVLLHP; via the coding sequence GTGGGCGAGGCCCGCAGGATCGTCGTCAAGGTCGGTTCCTCGTCGCTGACCACCGCCTCCGGCGGCCTGGACGCGGACCGCGTGGACGCGCTGGTCGACGTGCTCGCCAAGGTCCGCAGCGGCGGGGAACGCGAGATCGTCCTGGTCTCCTCGGGCGCCATCGCCGCCGGCCTCGCCCCGCTGGGCCTGCGCCGCCGCCCCAAGGACCTGGCCCGCCAGCAGGCCGCCGCCAGCGTCGGCCAGGGCCTGCTGGTCGCCCGCTACACCGCCTCCTTCGCCCGCTACGGCGTCCGCGTCGGCCAGGTGCTGCTGACCTCCGACGACATGAGCCGCCGCGCCCACCACCGCAACGCCTCGCGCACGCTGGACAAGCTGCTCGCGATGGGCGCCTTCCCGATCGTCAACGAGAACGACACCGTCGCCACGGACGAGATCCGCTTCGGCGACAACGACCGGCTGGCCGCCCTGGTCGCCCACCTCGTCCACGCCGACCTGCTGGTCCTGCTCTCCGACGTGGACGGCGTCTACGACGGCGACCCGAGCAGGCCGGGCACCTCCCGCATCGCCGAGGTGCGCGACCCCTCCGACCTCGCGGACGTCGAGATCGGCAGCGCGGGCCGGGCCGGCGTCGGCACCGGCGGCATGGTCACCAAGGTCGAGGCCGCCCGCATCGCGGCCGCCGCCGGCGTCCCCGTCGTGCTCACCAGCGCCGTCCACGCGGCCGACGCCCTGACCGGCCAGGACACCGGCACCTACTTCCACCCCACCGGCAAGCGCTCCGCCGACCGGCTGCTGTGGCTCCAGCACGCCTCCACCCCCCAGGGCGCCCTGACCCTCGACGACGGCGCCGTCCAGGCCGTCGTGGAGCGCCGCAAGTCGCTGCTGCCGGCCGGCATCGCCGCCGTCGAGGGCGACTTCACCGCAGGCGACCCGGTCGAGCTGCGGGACGGCGCCGGGCACGCGGTGGCCCGCGGACTGGTCAACTTCGACGCCAAGGAGATCCCCCGGCTGATCGGCCGCTCGACCCGGGAACTGGCCCGCGAACTCGGACCCGCGTACGAGCGCGAGGTCGTACACAGGGACGACCTGGTCCTCCTGCACCCGTAA
- a CDS encoding glutamate-5-semialdehyde dehydrogenase: MTTLSPYDSMSPVTEAAYRAKAAAASLAPLPRAEKDDALLAIADALEVRTSEIVEANAKDVAKAREAGISEGMIDRLTLTPERIRAIASDVRDVAALPDPVGEVVRGSTLPNGIDLRQVRVPLGVVGIIYEGRPNVTVDAAALCLKSGNAVLLRGSSSAYQSNTALVRVLRDAVGGAGLPADAVQLVPGESRDSVRELMRARGLVDVLIPRGGASLINTVVQESVVPVIETGTGNCHVYVDAQADLDMAVEILINSKAQRVGVCNAAETLLVHQDIAAEFLPRALDALAEAGVTVHADERVQAYAKDSKATVVEATAEDWETEYLSYDIAAAVVDSLDKAVEHIRLWTSGHTEAIVTTSQQAARRFTQLVDSTTVAVNASTRFTDGGQFGFGAEIGISTQKLHARGPMGLPELTSTKYIVTGDGHVRR; encoded by the coding sequence ATGACCACGCTTTCTCCGTACGACTCGATGTCCCCGGTCACCGAGGCCGCCTACCGCGCCAAGGCCGCCGCCGCGAGCCTCGCGCCGCTGCCGCGGGCCGAGAAGGACGACGCGCTGCTCGCCATCGCGGACGCGCTGGAGGTCCGTACGAGCGAGATCGTCGAGGCCAACGCCAAGGACGTCGCCAAGGCCCGCGAGGCCGGCATCAGCGAGGGCATGATCGACCGGCTCACGCTCACCCCCGAGCGGATCCGCGCCATCGCCTCCGACGTGCGCGACGTCGCCGCCCTGCCCGACCCGGTCGGCGAGGTCGTCCGCGGCTCCACGCTCCCCAACGGCATCGACCTGCGCCAGGTCAGGGTGCCGCTCGGCGTCGTCGGCATCATCTACGAGGGCCGGCCGAACGTCACCGTGGACGCCGCCGCCCTCTGCCTGAAGTCCGGGAACGCGGTCCTGCTGCGCGGCTCCTCCTCGGCCTACCAGTCCAACACGGCCCTCGTGCGCGTCCTGCGCGACGCCGTGGGCGGCGCCGGGCTGCCCGCCGACGCCGTCCAGCTCGTGCCCGGCGAGAGCCGCGACAGCGTCCGCGAGCTGATGCGCGCCCGTGGTTTGGTCGACGTCCTCATCCCGCGCGGCGGCGCCTCCCTGATCAACACGGTCGTCCAGGAGTCGGTCGTCCCGGTCATCGAGACCGGCACCGGCAACTGCCACGTCTACGTGGACGCCCAGGCCGACCTGGACATGGCCGTCGAGATCCTGATCAACTCCAAGGCCCAGCGGGTCGGCGTCTGCAACGCCGCCGAGACCCTCCTGGTCCACCAGGACATCGCCGCCGAGTTCCTGCCCCGCGCCCTGGACGCCCTCGCGGAGGCCGGGGTCACCGTGCACGCCGACGAGCGCGTGCAGGCCTACGCCAAGGACTCCAAGGCCACCGTCGTCGAGGCGACGGCCGAGGACTGGGAGACGGAGTACCTGTCGTACGACATCGCCGCGGCCGTGGTCGACTCCCTGGACAAGGCCGTCGAGCACATCCGGCTGTGGACCTCCGGCCACACCGAGGCCATCGTGACGACCTCCCAGCAGGCCGCCCGCCGCTTCACCCAACTGGTCGACTCCACCACGGTCGCCGTCAACGCCTCCACCCGCTTCACCGACGGCGGCCAGTTCGGCTTCGGCGCCGAGATCGGCATCTCCACGCAGAAGCTGCACGCCCGCGGCCCGATGGGCCTGCCGGAGCTGACCAGCACGAAGTACATCGTGACCGGGGACGGCCACGTACGGCGCTGA